In the genome of Paenarthrobacter ureafaciens, the window CCCGACGCTCCTTCCACGGCGGAGCCGCGGACGGGCCTTTCCATGGGGGAGCACCAGGCCCTGACCACCGCCCAGTGGAAGATCTCCCGTGAAGCGCAGGACGAACTGGCCTTCAACAGCCACCGCAACCTGGCAGCGGCCTACGAACGCGGCTTCTTCGACGACCTCATCACCCCGTACCGGGGACTCAGCCGCGATTCCAACCTGCGCCCTGACACCAGCCTCGACAAGCTCGCGTCCCTAAAGACCGTCTTCGGGAAAAACCTCGGCTCCGAAGCCACCATGACCGCCGGCAACTCCACGCCGCTGACCGACGGTGCCTCCACCGTGCTGCTGGCCAGCGAAGAATGGGCGGACAACCATGGTCTCCCCAAGCTCGCCACCGTGCTCGACGGCGAGGCTGCCGCCGTCGACTTCGTCCACGGCAAGGACGGCCTGCTCATGGCGCCGGTGTTCGCCGTCCCGCGGCTCCTGGCCCGCCATGGCCTGACCTTCGAAGACATCGACTTCTTCGAAATTCACGAGGCCTTCGCCGGCACGGTCCTCAGCACACTCGCAGCTTGGGAGGATGAGGACTTCTGCAAGACGCGCCTCGGCCTCGAGGGCGCGCTTGGCAAGGTGGACCGGGCGAAACTCAACGTCAACGGTTCGTCATTGGCCGCAGGTCACCCGTTCGCCGCGACGGGCGGCCGGATCGTGGCCTCCTTGGCCAAGCAACTGCACGGGACCGGCAAGGTTGACGGCAGGCCGGCCCGCGGACTGATTTCCGTCTGCGCGGCCGGCGGCCAGGGTGTCGTCGCTATTTTGGAAGCAGCGTAGGGGGAACCGTGACGGACAAATACACTCAGCTCGTCAACAGCGGCATCGGCCGGGATGTCGCCAAGCGGCTCGGCCTGCCCCAGCCGGCCATCCTGCGCCGGTACCACCCTGGAGATCCGCTCATCACCGGACCCGTGCTGGTCAACGGCGACAGTGTAGGCGCCGACGACCTCGCCACCACGCTCCTGGGGTGGGGGCTGGATGTGCGGCGAAACGCGCTTCCCAAGGAAAAGCTGGGAGCCATCATCGTCGTCCTTGATGCAGTGCAACACCCCGAGGACCTGGGCAAGCCGGTGCTGAGCGTCGGAACGTCGTTGCGGGACCTGGCTCCGAACGGCCGCGTCATCACTGTCTCCCGGACTCCGCGGACGGCGCCCACGCCGGCCTCTTCCGCCGCCCGCCAGGGAATCGATGGCTTCCTACGCTCCCTGGCAAAGGAACTGCGGAACGGCGCCACGGCCAACGGCATTCTGCTGGGCGAAGAGCTGGCTACCACCAGCCCGTCAGCGTTGGGCGCCGTACGGTTCTTTCTCTCCGGACGTTCCGCCTACGTCGACGGGCAGTTCCTCACGGTTTCTTCGCCGGCCGGAAAGCTGCCAAGCAGCATGGATAAGCCGCTGGCGGGCAAGGTCGCGGTGGTTACAGGCGCGGCACGGGGGATCGGGGCGGCCATCGCTGCAACGCTGCACCGTGACGGCGCCACGGTAGTCGCTGTGGACATCCCCGTCGCGGGCGACCACTTGGCGGCTGTGGCCAACGGAATCCACGGCACTGCCCTGCAGCTGGACATCAGCCGAAGCGATGCCGGCCAACGCATCATCGAGCACGCCGTCGAACGCCACGGGAAGCTGGACATCGTGGTGCACAACGCGGGCATCACCCGCGACCGGCTGCTGGCGAACATGGACCCGGGGCGTTGGCAATCGGTCATCAACGTGAACATCGCCGCACAGTTGAAGATCAACGAGGCACTGCTTGCCTCCGACCACTTCAAGGACTCACCCCGCATCATCTCCGTTTCTTCGACCAGCGGCATCGCCGGCAACAGGGGCCAGACCAACTACGGCGCCTCCAAGGGCGGCGTCATCGGTATGGTCAGGGCCACAGCGCCCTTGATGGAACCTTTCGGTGGCACCATCAATGCCGTGGCTCCCGGATTCATCGAAACCGAGATGACTGCACGGATGCCGATGGCAGTACGCGAAGCCGCCCGCCGGCTGAACTCCCTGAAGCAGGGCGGCAAACCGCAGGATGTTGCCGAAGCCATAGCATTCCTCGCCAGCGATTCAGCCGGCGGTGTCTCCGGGGAAGTACTGCGCGTCTGCGGGCAGCAGCTGGTGGGCGCATGATCCAGACGCAGCCCATCATCCTTGGCGATCTTCCGTCGCTGTCCAAGTTGTATGTCAACGCCGCTGCGACAGCAGCCCGCCGGCGCGTCCTGGGATCAATGCCCGAAGGGAAGCTCCCTGAAGTCAGCCACGAAGTGCGGGCAGTCGTGCCCGACGTCGCAAACCTCACGGCGTACCAGCACCTGATAGGGGAGACGGCCAGCGACGTCCTCCCCGCCGGGTTTGTCCATGCCCTGGCGTTCCCGGTGGCCATGAGCGTGATGAACCGGGAAGATTTTCCCCTTCCGCTGCTGGGCATGATCCATGTGCGGAACCGGATCGAGCAGTTGAGCCCCATCCATTTCCAGGACGCACTGGACATCCGCGCCTGGACGGAAAACCTGTCCGGTCACCGGGTGGGGACGCAGGTGGACGTCGTTGCCGAAGTCCGCTCCAGCGGGTCGGGCTCCTTGCTGTGGCGGGGCGTTTCCACCTACCTGTCCAAGGGAGTCTTCCTGCCGGGAATCGACAAGCCGGGCAGTCCCAACGGCGCTGCCAAGCCGGATTTCTCTCCGCCGTTCCCCACCGCGCTGTGGCAGCTCGGCGTGGACACCGGCCGCAATTACGCAGCCGTTTCCGGCGATTTCAACCCGATTCATCTCAGCACACTGTCAGCCAAAGCCCTGGGCCTTCGCGGTTCGATTGCCCATGGCATGTATCTGGCATCGCGTGCGTTGGCAGACGTGGGTTCCGTGAAAGCAGAGGCGTTTGTGTGGGAGGTGGCCTTCGAGGCACCCGTCTTCCTGCCCGGCCGCGTGGCGCTGGACATCTCCACTGTGCAGACCGAAACAGGGGCGTGGCAGCGTTCGGACTATGTGGCGTGGAATCCGCGCAGCGGGCGCCGGCACTTTACCGGTTCCGTGGCTGCCCTCAACTGACGCAGGAACATACGACGGCGGCAATCACCACGGGTGCTTGCCGCCGCCACCGGCCACCATGGCTGCCGCAGGGGATCAGGAACAAAGAAGGCCCGGAATCCGTGGATTCCGGGCCTTGCCTTGGTGCGCGGAGGGGGACTTGAACCCCCACCCCCTTTCGAGGACTAGCACCTCAAGCTAGCGCGTCTGCCATTCCGCCACCCGCGCAGGTGGTATTTCAGAGGGAGTTTCCGCGTTTGACGCTTCTCTCTGCTCCGAAGCAGCGAGAAAAACTCTAACACGGTTTCAAGGAACTAAAAAATCCGGGAGAAGGCTAAAACCGCCGGGCGTTCCTTTGCTACCCGGACGGACTTTTCCGGTCCCGGTTCACGGCTCCGGTGAGTAGGCTGAGGTAGGGGACGCAGCAGCAGCGGAACCCGCACTGCCTGTCCGCCTCACCTGCAAGCCCAGCCACGCAAGGAGAATATCCATGTCTGTCATCCGCCCCGAAGACGAAGTTGTCCGGATTTGCCAGGAGCTCATTCGCATCGATTCGTCCAACTTCGGAGATGGCAGTGGTCCGGGTGAGCGGGCCGCCGCCGAATACACGGCAGCGCTCATCAGCGACGTCGGACTGGATGTTGAAATCTTCGAGTCCGCTCCGGGCCGCGCCAACGTAGTGACCCGCATGGCCGGCGAAGATCCCTCAGCTGACGCGTTGGTCGTCCACGGTCACCTGGACGTGGTGCCGGCCATGAAAGAGCAGTGGACCGTGGATCCATTCAGCGGCGAGCTGAAGGACGGCCTCATCTGGGGCCGCGGCGCGGTGGACATGAAGGATATGGATGCCATGATCCTTTCGGTCCTGCGTGATTTCGCCCGAACCGGCCGCAAACCGAAGCGTGACATCATCTTCGCCTTCTTCGCCGACGAGGAGGCCGGCGGCACCTACGGCGCGCGCTACGCCGTCGAACATCGTCGCGAACTCTTCGACGGCGCCACCGAAGCCATTTCCGAAGTCGGCGGATTCTCCGCCACCATTGGCGGGCAGCGCACCTATCTCCTGCAGACCGCGGAAAAGGGACTGTCCTGGTTGCGCCTTGTGGCCCATGGCCGGGCAGGCCACGGCTCGCAGATCAACACCGACAACGCTGTCACCCGGCTGGCGGCCGCCGTCACCCGGATTGGCGAGTACCAGTGGCCCATCGAGTTGACGCCCACCACCAAGCAGTTCCTGGACGGTGTTACCGAACTGACCGGCGTCGAGTTCGACCCGGACAACCCCGACATCCTGCTCAAGGAACTCGGAACCGTTGCGCGTTTTGTCGGCGCGACGCTGCAGAACACCTCGAACCCCACACTGCTGCGGTCCGGCTACAAGCACAACGTCATCCCCGAGTCCGCTGAGGCCTTCATTGATTGCCGGACACTGCCGGGCCAGCAGGAAAAGGTTTTCGACATCATCAGGGAGCTCGCCGGCGACGGGATCGAGATCAGCTACGACAACAAGGACATCTCCCTTGAGGTTCCGTTCGCGGGCAACCTGGTGGATTCGATGATCGATGCCCTCCACTCCGAAGATCCCGGAGCGAAGGTCCTGCCCTACACCCTCTCGGGCGGGACGGATAACAAGTCGCTCAGCAAGATCGGGATCACGGGGTACGGCTTTGCGCCCCTGATGCTCCCCGACGAGCTGGACTTCACGGGCATGTTCCATGGGGTGGATGAACGCGTTCCCGCGGACTCCCTCAAGTTCGGTGCACGGGTCCTCAACCGTCTCCTCACCAACTACTAGGCACCGTGAAGCACGCGCAGACAGGGGAGACAGGCATGGCACCGGAAGACATCCTTCCTGAGGAACTGCTGGAGCTGCTGAGGAGCCGCGCGGCCGGCTACGACCAGGAGAACCGATTCTTCCACGAAGACCTCCAGGACCTCGCCGACGCCGGCTACCTGAAAGTCTTTGTTCCCGAGGCCGACGGCGGCAGGGGACTGGGCCTCGAAGCGGTGGCGGAGCTTCAGCGCCGGCTCGCAACGGCGGCCCCGGCCACGGCGCTGGCGGTGAACATGCACCTGGTGTGGACCGGCGTCGCGCATGCCATGTCCGCACGCGGCGACGATTCGCTGGACTTCGTCCTGAAGGACGCCGGGCAGGGCGAGATCTTTGCCTTCGGGATTTCGGAGGCCGGCAACGACTCCATGCTGTTCGACTCCGGTACCGTGGCGAGGCCGTTGCCTGATGGCAGCTACAGCTTCACCGGGCGGAAGATTTTCACCAGCCTGTCACGCGGCTGGACCCGGCTGGGGACGTTCGGCAAAGATGCGGACGCACGCAACGGGGAGGGCGAGCTGGTCTTCGGTTTCCTCCGCCGCGACGAGCCCGGGCATGAAACCTTGGACGACTGGAACACCCTGGGCATGCGTGCCAGCGCGTCCAACACGACGTTGCTCACCGACGCGGTGATCCCGGCAGAGAGGATCTTCCGCAAGCTTCCCGTCGGGCCGAATAAAGACCTGCTGATCTTCGCCATCTTTGCGTGCTTCGAAACGCTGCTGGCTGCCGTCTACACCGGACTGGCCGAGCGCGCCTTCGCCCTGGCCGTTGATAACGTGAAGCGCCGTGTCTCGGCGAAGTACGGTGGACGCAGCTTCGCCCAGGACCCGGATATCCGGTGGAAGATTGCCGACGCTGCCATGGCGATGGACGGGATGCTGCCCCAGTTGTCCGCCATCACGCGGGACGTGGACCGGATGGTGGACCACGGTCCGCAATGGTTTCCCAAGCTTGTTGGCCTGAAGTCCCGGGCCACGGAAAACGCCCGCTACGTGGTGGACCTGGCCATCAGGGTCTCGGGTGGTTCAAGCTACTTCCGCGGCTCCGAACTTGAACGGCTTTACCGCGACGTCCTGGCCGGGATCTTCCACCCGTCCAATGACGAGTCGGCGCATAACACGGTGGCCAGCGCGTGGCTGGGCCCCTTGGAGGCCTGAGCCGGGCAGCTACACCGTCCGTTGAACGGAGTAAACCTTGCGGCGCAGCCAGAAGCGCCTGCTTCCGCCCATGTAGAGGCGGCTGCGTTCCAATTCCCACTTGCCGTACTCAGAGTGTTCCGCGAGCCGGCGGCGGGCCTCGGGCAAGGAATCCTCAGGACCTATCGTCAGTACGAGGTATTCGTACTGACGTGCATAGTCACGTTGGCGCTCTACGGAGACGCCCCTAAATTGTTCCTTCATCCCTCTCCATTTTGGTCCTTTTCCGGCTAACGTGAAGTCATGACCATCGATCCGCGTGTCGCATTGCAGTCATTGACCGCCGCCCTTGAGGAACATCTGGCGGCGGCTTCCGCCCGTCGCGGGGAAGGTGATCCCACCGTCGAGGCCGCATTCTTCGCCGTCGCCGACGCCTTCGAAGTGTACGAGGATGCGCTGTACGAGGCCTATTCCGAGGTTACTCCCCTCCAGGTCTTCGACGATGATGAAGAGGACGACGACGAAGTCCTCGATGAAGACCTGGAGAGTCTGGAAGAGTAACTCAGTTTCCACAACGGCCACCCCAAAGGGTGGCCGTTTTTGTGCTGTCCATCAGCCGCTTTGTACCGGCGGGAGCCTGAAAACGGGCGCAAACCGGCTTCGAATACCAAGTGTCCCACCGCACCGTACTGAGTACCGCAGGGGTGTACCCGCGAGTAGGCCCTGAGGGAAAACTGAGCAAAGTTGAGTACTGACTACTGGTGCGCCCCCGACACCGCGTGGCTTCACTGGGTGGTAGGCAATTGGCAGAGTTTGCGAAGAAGGCTTCCATGGTACGAGTTCCAGTCTTGCGTCAAAGCAAGGGAGCACTACGCCGCACCGTGGATGCCCACCACGGTGGAAGAGCTTTCGCCGAACAGTCTGTTGCCGACCACGTCAATCCGCCGGCGTCTCCCTGGATTGGCGGGTCCGTTGCTGCACAGCGGACCGAAAAGGCGGGGCTGGCGGCGCCGAGGTCGGATGTCACCCCTGACCTCGTCCCGCCAGTCACCCACCGGATGACCATAGGCGAAGCTCCACCCCGTGACCGTGGTTCGTGGACCCGGATGCTGGTCAACACCCTTCGTTTCGCCGACAGCACGCTGGTATCCGCAGCGGTCTTTGCCGGTTACCTCATCAACACCGACCGACTCGCTCTCACCGCTGCAGGCCAGGGAAGCACCCGTCAAACTGTCCTGGCCCTGGTGATTGCCTTGGCGTGGATAGGGGCCCTTGAGGCCTACCGCACCCGGGACCCCAAGGTGCTGGGGATCGGCGCCGAAGAGTACAAACGCGTCATCTCCGCGAGCCTCAGGGTCTTCGGTTTCCTGGCCGTGGCGGCACTGGTGCTCAGAATCGAATCCGCGAGCACGTTCGTTCTCGTTTCCCTGCCCCTGGGCGTCACCATGCTGTCGTTGAGCCGGTGGGCGTTCCGGCGCTGGCTGGGACGCCAAAAGGCGAGGGGCCTTTGCCTGTCCCGCGCCGTCGTCGTCGGCGAACCGGAGGACGTGCGGTATGTCATCAAGCAGATCAACCGAAGGTCCTGTGCGCCCTATGACATAGTTGGCGCGTGCCTTCCGGGAGCGCGTCGCGGGGCATCGCTGGTAGTGGACGCAGTGCGGGTGCCGGTCCTTTCCTCCATCTATGGCGTCGCGCACACCGTCCACCAGACCGGGGCAAATGCGGTCATCGTGGCAGGACCGGTGCCGGGCGGGAACCAGTTCATCCGGGAACTCGGCTGGCGGCTCGAAGAAGATGCCGCCGAACTGGTCCTCGCGGCCACCCTGACCAACGTGGCCGGCCCAAGGATCCACTGGCGCCCGGTGGAAGGCCTACCGCTGATGCACGTGGATATCCCGCACTATTCGGGGGGCAAGCACACCCTGAAGCGGCTCATGGATATTTGCATCGCCACGATGGCGCTCCTGGCGCTGGCACCGTTGCTTCTGGTCCTGGCGATGATCGTGAAAGCGGACAGCGCCGGCCCCGTGCTGTTCCGGCAGGAGCGGATCGGCAAGCGCGGCACAACCTTCAAGATGCTCAAGTTCCGTTCCATGGTGGTCAATGCCGAGGAACGGCTGGCTGAGCTCACCGCGCAGGACGAAGGGGCCGGGGTGCTGTTCAAACTCCGGAACGACCCCCGCATCACCAAGTGCGGGCGGTGGATGCGCAAGTACTCCCTGGATGAATTGCCGCAGTTCTGGAACGTCCTCACCGGTTCCATGAGCCTCGTAGGCCCGCGCCCGCCCCTGCTCCGCGAAGTGGACGGCTACGAACAACACACCCACCGCAGGCTGCTGATCAAGCCCGGCATCACAGGCTTATGGCAAATCAACGGCCGGTCCGACCTCCCCTGGGAAGAGGCGGTCCGTCTGGACCTCTACTACGTGGAGAACTGGTCCATCGCGGGCGACCTGATCATCATGTGGCGGACCTTCCGGGCGATGATGCAACCGTCCGGGGCCTACTGACACCTCCCTATCCGAGTCACCATCACAGAATCCGAGTGGAAAATGAGCATGAGAACCATTCCCTCAGGCCACCTGAACGGCCGCGCCCTGCTGCCCAAGCTGCGGATCGCCGTCGTCGGAGCGGGCTACTGGGGACCCAATCTGGCCCGGAACCTCAAAGCCAGCCCGGACTGGGAACTCGTGGCGATCTGCGACCTGGACGTCGACCGGGGCCTGCGGCTGGCCGAGACGGTAGGCGGCGTGGCCGTCGTCGAATCCTTGGACGAACTGCTGGACACTTACAACCTCGACGCCGTTGCCGTGGCGACACCGGCGCACACCCATCACGGCGTAGTGATGACGGCGCTGCGTGCGGGAAAGCATGTCCTGGTGGAGAAGCCGCTCGCTGACAGCCGCAGCAAGGGCCTGGAAATGGTGGAAGAAGCCAGGTCCCGCGGGCTGGTGCTCATGGCGGACCACACGTATTGCTTCACCCCGGCGGTCCTGAAGATCCAGGAGCTCGTCTCCAGCGGGGCCTTGGGGGACATCCTCTACGTGGACTCCGTACGGATCAATTTGGGCCTGGTGCAACCTGATGTGAACGTTTTTTGGGACCTGGCCCCGCATGATCTCTCCATCCTGGACTTTGTCCTGCCCGGCGGACTGCACCCCACGGAAATATCGGCCCACGGCGCAGACCCCCTCGGAACCGGCAGGGACTGCGTGGGACACCTGACCTTCGGCCTACCCAACGATGCGATGGTGCACATCCACGTGAACTGGCTCAGCCCCACCAAGATCCGCCAGATGATCATCGGCGGCTCCAAGCGGACACTGGTATGGGACGACTTGAACCCGCAGCAGCGGATCAGCGTTTACGATCGCGGGGTCAGCCTGGAACACCAGCCCCGCTCCACCGCGGACAAGAAGGCGAGCGCCATCTCCTACCGGCTGGGAGACACCTGGTCCCCGGCGCTGCAGGAACGTGAACCGCTCACCCAAGTGGTCGCTGAACTTGCCGCGTCCATCCGCAACCGGACAACACCACGCACCAGCGGCGAATCGGGGCTCAGGGTGCTGTCCGTGCTCGAAGCGGTAACCCGCAGCCTCGGCACCGACGGTCAGTCCGCCGTCGTGGCAGGTAACGACGCTTCCTTGCAGGTTTCCCAATGAATGCCCTGCTCGGCGCTACGGCGCTGGTGACCGGGGGAGCCGGGACCATCGGCTCCACCTTGGTGGACCAGTTGCTCGACGCCGGTGCGGCGCACGTGGACGTCCTCGACAACCTGGTTCGCGGGCGCCGGGCAAACCTTGACGACGCACTCGCCTCGGGCCGGGTCAGGCTGGTCGAGGGGGACTTGCGTGACCGGGATTTGGTGCATGATCTGACCAAGGATAAGGACGTGGTCTTCCATCAGGCCGCCATCCGCATCACCCAGTGCGCAGAGGAACCCCGGCTTGCGCTCGAAGTCCTGGTGGACGGCAGCTTCAACGTCTTCGAAGCCGCTGCCGAGCACAACGTGGGAAAGCTCATCGCCGCCTCAAGCGCTTCCGTGTACGGGATGGCCGAGGAATTCCCCACCCCCGAAAGGCACCACCACCACAACAACGACACCTTTTACGGAGCGGCGAAGTCCTTCAACGAAGGGATGGCACGCAGCTTCCGGGCGATGTCCGGCCTGGATTACGTGTTGTTGCGCTACTTCAACGTCTACGGGCCCAGGATGGACGTCCACGGCCTGTACACCGAGGTGCTGGTCCGTTGGATGGAACGGATTGTGGACGGTATGCCGCCGCTCATCTTCGGCAGCGGTCAACAGACCATGGACTTCATCCACACGGCAGACGTAGCGCGGGCAAACGTCCTGGCAGCGGCGAGTGACGTCACCGAAGGGGTCTACAACGTGGCCAGCGGGACGGAGACGAGCCTGGCCGAACTGGCCCGGACGTTGCTGCGGGTCATGGAGTCGCCCCTTCATGTGGAGCACGGCCCCGATCGGGCGGTCAACGGCGTGGTCCGCCGGTTGGCAGATGTCACGACGGCGCGCCGGGACCTTGGTTTCGAGGCCGCGGTCGGGTTGGAGGACGGGCTGCGGTCCCTGGTCCAATGGTGGCGGCCCCTGCGCGAAGAGATCGCCGCGGCCCGGCACGTTGCTCGCCCCGACGCCGCACAGGCGGTGGCCCCATGACCACTTCCGGTGTTGAGGCGGCGGTGGCACGCATCGATGTGATGAAACCGTGGCTCGGCGAAGAAGAAGCCCGGGCCGTCGCGGAAGTCATCGCCTCCGGATGGGTGGCACAAGGCCCCAAGGTGCGGGAGTTCGAAGAAGCGTTCGCCGGGGAACAGCATGTTGCGTGCGCGGTTGCGGTCTCAAGCTGCACTTCGGCGCTGCATCTTGCGCTCGCCGTAGCCGGGGTGGGACCGGGCCAGGACGTGGTGGTTCCCTCTTTCTCCTTCATCGCCACGGCCAACGCGCCGACGTACGTGGGCGCGCGTCCGGTGTTCGCCGACGTCGACCGCGTGACCGGTTGCGTGACGGCCGGGACAGTCGCCGCCGCCCTGACCCCGGACACCCGGGCGGTCATCGCCGTGGACCAAGGCGGCGTTCCCGTGGACCTGGACCCCATCCGGGCGTTGTGCGACCCGCTGGGTATCACGGTGATCGAGGACGCGGCCTGCGCCATCGGCTCCCGGTACCGCGGGAGGCCGCTGGGGGCCGGAGCGGAGCTGGCTGCGTGGTCGTTCCATCCGCGCAAGATCCTGACCACGGGGGAAGGTGGCATGCTCTCCACCCCGAACGAAGAACTCGCCGGGCGGGCGCGGCGGCTGCGCGAACATGCCATGAGCGTCTCCGCGGCTGAACGGCACGCGAGCCTCCTCGCACCAGCGGAGGAGTACCTCGAGATCGGTTACAACTACCGCATGACCGACCTCCAGGCCGCCGTCGGGCTGGTCCAGCTGGGGCGCCTGCACGCTGCGGTAGCCCGCCGTCGTCATCTTGCGGCGAACTACGCCGATGCGTTTGCCGACGTGGAGGGACTGAGGCTGGTGGGCGACCCCGGTTACGGCACCGGTAACTACCAGTCATGCTGGCTGGAGGTCGGCGAAGCCTTCCCGCTGGGCCGCGATGGCCTGATGGCGCGCCTGGCAGGTGACGGGATCTCTGCCCGCCGCGGCATCATGGCGGCCCACCGGCAGCCCGCCTACTCCGCCCGGGACACCGGCAGCGCCACCTTGGAGGCCACGGAATGGCTGACCGACCACACGCTGATCCTCCCGCTCTACCACCAGCTGACCCTGGGCGACCAGTTGCGGGTTATCGATTCAATCCTCAGGGCAGCGGGGCGGGGACGATGAGCGAGCTCCTCCTCATCGCCGCGAGC includes:
- a CDS encoding acetyl-CoA C-acetyltransferase gives rise to the protein MAATDRPADAARDVQAVRPAVIVGGNRIPFARSGGAYVKSSNQDMLTSALDGLIARFGLQEERIGEVAAGAVLKHSRDFNLTREAVLGSALSPETPAYDLQQACATGLETVLGLANKIKLGQLDSAIAGGVDSASDAPIAVSEGLREILLDLSRAKTPVQKLRLLGKIRPKDLTPDAPSTAEPRTGLSMGEHQALTTAQWKISREAQDELAFNSHRNLAAAYERGFFDDLITPYRGLSRDSNLRPDTSLDKLASLKTVFGKNLGSEATMTAGNSTPLTDGASTVLLASEEWADNHGLPKLATVLDGEAAAVDFVHGKDGLLMAPVFAVPRLLARHGLTFEDIDFFEIHEAFAGTVLSTLAAWEDEDFCKTRLGLEGALGKVDRAKLNVNGSSLAAGHPFAATGGRIVASLAKQLHGTGKVDGRPARGLISVCAAGGQGVVAILEAA
- a CDS encoding 3-oxoacyl-ACP reductase, which translates into the protein MTDKYTQLVNSGIGRDVAKRLGLPQPAILRRYHPGDPLITGPVLVNGDSVGADDLATTLLGWGLDVRRNALPKEKLGAIIVVLDAVQHPEDLGKPVLSVGTSLRDLAPNGRVITVSRTPRTAPTPASSAARQGIDGFLRSLAKELRNGATANGILLGEELATTSPSALGAVRFFLSGRSAYVDGQFLTVSSPAGKLPSSMDKPLAGKVAVVTGAARGIGAAIAATLHRDGATVVAVDIPVAGDHLAAVANGIHGTALQLDISRSDAGQRIIEHAVERHGKLDIVVHNAGITRDRLLANMDPGRWQSVINVNIAAQLKINEALLASDHFKDSPRIISVSSTSGIAGNRGQTNYGASKGGVIGMVRATAPLMEPFGGTINAVAPGFIETEMTARMPMAVREAARRLNSLKQGGKPQDVAEAIAFLASDSAGGVSGEVLRVCGQQLVGA
- a CDS encoding MaoC family dehydratase; amino-acid sequence: MIQTQPIILGDLPSLSKLYVNAAATAARRRVLGSMPEGKLPEVSHEVRAVVPDVANLTAYQHLIGETASDVLPAGFVHALAFPVAMSVMNREDFPLPLLGMIHVRNRIEQLSPIHFQDALDIRAWTENLSGHRVGTQVDVVAEVRSSGSGSLLWRGVSTYLSKGVFLPGIDKPGSPNGAAKPDFSPPFPTALWQLGVDTGRNYAAVSGDFNPIHLSTLSAKALGLRGSIAHGMYLASRALADVGSVKAEAFVWEVAFEAPVFLPGRVALDISTVQTETGAWQRSDYVAWNPRSGRRHFTGSVAALN
- a CDS encoding M20/M25/M40 family metallo-hydrolase, yielding MSVIRPEDEVVRICQELIRIDSSNFGDGSGPGERAAAEYTAALISDVGLDVEIFESAPGRANVVTRMAGEDPSADALVVHGHLDVVPAMKEQWTVDPFSGELKDGLIWGRGAVDMKDMDAMILSVLRDFARTGRKPKRDIIFAFFADEEAGGTYGARYAVEHRRELFDGATEAISEVGGFSATIGGQRTYLLQTAEKGLSWLRLVAHGRAGHGSQINTDNAVTRLAAAVTRIGEYQWPIELTPTTKQFLDGVTELTGVEFDPDNPDILLKELGTVARFVGATLQNTSNPTLLRSGYKHNVIPESAEAFIDCRTLPGQQEKVFDIIRELAGDGIEISYDNKDISLEVPFAGNLVDSMIDALHSEDPGAKVLPYTLSGGTDNKSLSKIGITGYGFAPLMLPDELDFTGMFHGVDERVPADSLKFGARVLNRLLTNY
- a CDS encoding acyl-CoA dehydrogenase family protein yields the protein MAPEDILPEELLELLRSRAAGYDQENRFFHEDLQDLADAGYLKVFVPEADGGRGLGLEAVAELQRRLATAAPATALAVNMHLVWTGVAHAMSARGDDSLDFVLKDAGQGEIFAFGISEAGNDSMLFDSGTVARPLPDGSYSFTGRKIFTSLSRGWTRLGTFGKDADARNGEGELVFGFLRRDEPGHETLDDWNTLGMRASASNTTLLTDAVIPAERIFRKLPVGPNKDLLIFAIFACFETLLAAVYTGLAERAFALAVDNVKRRVSAKYGGRSFAQDPDIRWKIADAAMAMDGMLPQLSAITRDVDRMVDHGPQWFPKLVGLKSRATENARYVVDLAIRVSGGSSYFRGSELERLYRDVLAGIFHPSNDESAHNTVASAWLGPLEA
- a CDS encoding DUF5703 family protein, which encodes MKEQFRGVSVERQRDYARQYEYLVLTIGPEDSLPEARRRLAEHSEYGKWELERSRLYMGGSRRFWLRRKVYSVQRTV
- a CDS encoding sugar transferase gives rise to the protein MVRVPVLRQSKGALRRTVDAHHGGRAFAEQSVADHVNPPASPWIGGSVAAQRTEKAGLAAPRSDVTPDLVPPVTHRMTIGEAPPRDRGSWTRMLVNTLRFADSTLVSAAVFAGYLINTDRLALTAAGQGSTRQTVLALVIALAWIGALEAYRTRDPKVLGIGAEEYKRVISASLRVFGFLAVAALVLRIESASTFVLVSLPLGVTMLSLSRWAFRRWLGRQKARGLCLSRAVVVGEPEDVRYVIKQINRRSCAPYDIVGACLPGARRGASLVVDAVRVPVLSSIYGVAHTVHQTGANAVIVAGPVPGGNQFIRELGWRLEEDAAELVLAATLTNVAGPRIHWRPVEGLPLMHVDIPHYSGGKHTLKRLMDICIATMALLALAPLLLVLAMIVKADSAGPVLFRQERIGKRGTTFKMLKFRSMVVNAEERLAELTAQDEGAGVLFKLRNDPRITKCGRWMRKYSLDELPQFWNVLTGSMSLVGPRPPLLREVDGYEQHTHRRLLIKPGITGLWQINGRSDLPWEEAVRLDLYYVENWSIAGDLIIMWRTFRAMMQPSGAY
- a CDS encoding Gfo/Idh/MocA family protein, which translates into the protein MSMRTIPSGHLNGRALLPKLRIAVVGAGYWGPNLARNLKASPDWELVAICDLDVDRGLRLAETVGGVAVVESLDELLDTYNLDAVAVATPAHTHHGVVMTALRAGKHVLVEKPLADSRSKGLEMVEEARSRGLVLMADHTYCFTPAVLKIQELVSSGALGDILYVDSVRINLGLVQPDVNVFWDLAPHDLSILDFVLPGGLHPTEISAHGADPLGTGRDCVGHLTFGLPNDAMVHIHVNWLSPTKIRQMIIGGSKRTLVWDDLNPQQRISVYDRGVSLEHQPRSTADKKASAISYRLGDTWSPALQEREPLTQVVAELAASIRNRTTPRTSGESGLRVLSVLEAVTRSLGTDGQSAVVAGNDASLQVSQ
- a CDS encoding NAD-dependent epimerase/dehydratase family protein; this encodes MNALLGATALVTGGAGTIGSTLVDQLLDAGAAHVDVLDNLVRGRRANLDDALASGRVRLVEGDLRDRDLVHDLTKDKDVVFHQAAIRITQCAEEPRLALEVLVDGSFNVFEAAAEHNVGKLIAASSASVYGMAEEFPTPERHHHHNNDTFYGAAKSFNEGMARSFRAMSGLDYVLLRYFNVYGPRMDVHGLYTEVLVRWMERIVDGMPPLIFGSGQQTMDFIHTADVARANVLAAASDVTEGVYNVASGTETSLAELARTLLRVMESPLHVEHGPDRAVNGVVRRLADVTTARRDLGFEAAVGLEDGLRSLVQWWRPLREEIAAARHVARPDAAQAVAP